Proteins from a single region of Chryseobacterium sp. T16E-39:
- a CDS encoding SusC/RagA family TonB-linked outer membrane protein: protein MNKTLFRIGLLQSVFFCFNGLYAQSTDSIKTAKIDEVVVTAYGVKKEKKALGYAFQDVKGQTLVDARENNVTNALTGKVAGLQIIKGGFGPGASSKINLRGFTSIKGDNQPLIVIDGMPINNSAGVKGKAQESAIKNNDFWNPDIDMGNGLSDINPDDIESISVLKGGAASALYGARAGNGVILITTKSGKRRNGIGITYSTSLGFENLFMKPELQSGFGRGNNGLANPAGDNSTLSWGPAIEESKVNNNLKNFFKTGTNTQHTLSFQESLGEGTSLYTSANYLYNNSMIPNSKYERWNFMARVNSNFGAQKRWTSDIKVQYISTNSNNRPSAGQGDGNYYPNILLLPRDINIKEYREGMDQNNVKQRWITNDGINPYWAAYNRLNEDKKDRFLLSGYLKYQFNDWLSADTRVGTDFYSLNTDSRTWTGSKMDNSYNTSQEKFYENNYIGSITAKKDNIFGKWSGSLSVYGQMMESRTKAIYLSAPKLVIPNLFNINNSDGNPTIAEVILNKKINSLFGAAEINYNGYWFINATLRNDWSSTLSLENRSYRYSSVSTSLVLTDMIEKLSDKKSDILTFAKLRASYAVTGNSLDPYELYNTYIIKKDPNGNIAAERKKTLYDANLTNEKLKVFEIGADIKLFNRVSVDFSYYDSRAEDQLLDLPMNPLSGYDNRKVNAGLIQNKGIEIVLNSDVLKTEKFIWNANINFSQNNNTVNKLDGKILQYGLGGFDDVSIVAAVGRRYGAIFGSRFLRVQDENSPYYGKLILGSNGLPQIDRGPYFLGDQSPRALFGFTNSFSYKNIGLSFQIDGRIGGKFFSATQEALQRTGLAKETAPGGKRDKFVVDGVISNNGNYTANNVEITQQDYWAAVTTGNLGITEQNVYDATNIRLRNVQISYNFPKQLFENFALQSAKIAFTANNVWMIYSKTKGIDPESVFAISSNATGFENFAFPTMRSYLFTITLGF, encoded by the coding sequence ATGAATAAAACACTATTTAGGATTGGTTTACTTCAATCCGTATTCTTTTGTTTCAATGGGCTTTATGCTCAGTCTACTGACTCAATTAAAACAGCTAAGATTGATGAAGTAGTTGTAACAGCTTACGGGGTGAAAAAAGAGAAAAAGGCCCTAGGGTATGCCTTTCAGGATGTAAAAGGGCAAACATTGGTGGATGCCAGGGAAAACAATGTTACTAATGCATTGACAGGTAAAGTTGCAGGACTTCAGATTATCAAAGGAGGATTTGGACCAGGAGCATCTTCAAAGATTAACCTTCGGGGGTTTACTTCTATTAAGGGGGATAATCAGCCATTAATTGTAATAGATGGAATGCCTATTAATAATTCTGCTGGGGTGAAGGGTAAGGCTCAGGAAAGTGCCATTAAAAATAATGATTTCTGGAATCCGGATATTGATATGGGTAACGGATTAAGTGATATTAACCCAGACGATATTGAAAGTATTTCTGTTTTGAAAGGAGGGGCAGCATCTGCACTATATGGAGCTAGAGCTGGTAATGGAGTTATTCTTATCACGACAAAAAGTGGAAAGAGGAGAAATGGTATAGGTATTACCTATTCTACCAGCTTAGGATTTGAAAACCTCTTTATGAAACCTGAACTTCAAAGTGGTTTCGGTAGGGGAAATAATGGGCTTGCTAATCCTGCCGGCGACAATTCGACTTTAAGTTGGGGTCCTGCTATTGAAGAATCAAAAGTTAATAATAATTTAAAAAACTTTTTTAAAACCGGGACAAATACCCAGCATACTTTAAGCTTTCAGGAAAGTTTGGGAGAAGGAACCAGCTTATATACTTCTGCTAATTATCTTTATAATAATAGCATGATTCCCAATTCGAAATATGAAAGGTGGAATTTCATGGCGAGGGTAAATTCGAATTTTGGAGCTCAAAAGAGATGGACGTCGGATATTAAAGTCCAGTACATAAGCACAAATTCTAATAATAGACCATCAGCTGGGCAAGGAGATGGCAATTATTATCCTAATATATTATTATTACCTCGTGATATTAATATTAAAGAATATAGGGAGGGAATGGATCAGAATAACGTAAAACAGAGATGGATTACAAATGATGGAATAAACCCTTACTGGGCGGCATATAACAGGCTTAATGAAGATAAGAAAGATCGGTTTTTGTTAAGTGGCTATTTAAAATATCAATTTAATGATTGGTTGAGTGCAGATACCAGGGTAGGAACAGATTTCTACTCTTTAAATACTGATTCAAGAACATGGACAGGCTCTAAAATGGATAATTCTTATAATACGAGTCAGGAAAAATTTTATGAGAATAACTATATAGGCAGTATTACTGCAAAGAAAGATAATATATTTGGTAAATGGAGTGGTTCACTTTCTGTGTATGGGCAGATGATGGAGTCTAGAACAAAAGCAATCTATCTGTCAGCACCTAAATTAGTAATTCCAAATCTTTTTAATATTAATAATTCTGACGGAAATCCTACTATTGCAGAAGTTATTTTAAATAAGAAAATAAACTCTCTATTTGGCGCTGCTGAAATTAATTATAACGGGTACTGGTTTATTAATGCAACATTGCGAAATGATTGGTCCTCTACTTTAAGCCTGGAAAATCGTTCTTACAGATATTCATCGGTAAGTACCTCATTAGTGCTTACGGATATGATAGAAAAGCTTTCGGATAAAAAATCAGATATTCTCACATTTGCTAAATTAAGAGCATCATATGCGGTTACTGGTAATTCATTAGACCCCTATGAACTTTACAATACCTACATAATTAAAAAAGATCCTAATGGCAATATAGCAGCAGAAAGAAAAAAAACACTATATGATGCTAACCTTACGAATGAAAAGTTGAAGGTTTTTGAAATTGGGGCTGATATTAAATTATTCAATAGAGTTTCTGTAGACTTTAGTTATTATGATTCCCGTGCGGAAGATCAGTTGTTGGATCTGCCTATGAATCCGCTATCAGGATATGATAACCGAAAAGTGAATGCCGGATTAATACAAAATAAAGGGATTGAAATTGTTTTAAATTCTGATGTTCTCAAAACTGAAAAGTTCATATGGAATGCCAATATTAATTTTTCACAAAATAATAATACAGTTAATAAACTGGATGGAAAAATATTACAATATGGATTAGGAGGTTTCGATGATGTTTCAATCGTTGCGGCAGTGGGAAGAAGATACGGAGCAATATTTGGTTCCAGGTTTTTAAGAGTGCAGGATGAGAATAGTCCTTATTATGGGAAACTAATTTTAGGAAGTAATGGTTTACCACAAATAGACAGAGGTCCTTATTTTTTAGGAGACCAATCTCCTAGAGCGTTATTTGGATTTACAAACAGTTTCTCGTACAAAAATATAGGATTGTCATTCCAAATTGATGGCCGTATAGGAGGAAAGTTTTTTTCGGCAACACAAGAAGCATTACAGCGAACAGGGCTTGCAAAAGAAACAGCTCCGGGAGGGAAGCGTGACAAATTTGTCGTAGATGGAGTGATCAGTAATAATGGAAATTATACAGCGAATAATGTAGAAATTACTCAACAGGATTATTGGGCTGCAGTGACAACGGGAAATTTGGGAATAACAGAACAGAATGTTTATGATGCAACTAATATCCGTTTAAGAAACGTTCAGATTTCGTATAATTTTCCAAAACAATTATTTGAAAACTTTGCCCTTCAGAGTGCGAAAATAGCATTTACCGCCAACAACGTTTGGATGATCTATAGTAAAACAAAAGGGATAGATCCCGAGTCCGTTTTTGCGATCAGTTCAAATGCGACGGGCTTTGAAAACTTTGCTTTTCCCACAATGAGATCTTATTTATTCACCATTACTTTAGGTTTTTAA